The nucleotide window AAATACCTCATTCACGCCAGCATCGAAACGAGCGGGGTGGTCGAACGAAGTGACGTCGTCGGGGCCGTCTTCGGACAGACCGAGGGCCTGCTCGGTGACCAACTCGACCTCCGCGAGCTGCAGGACTCCTCGAAACTCGGCCGGATCGACGTCGAGATTTCCAGCGACGCGGGCCGATCGATCGGGACGATCACGATCGCGAGTGGGCTCGACCGCGTCGAGACCGCAATTCTCGCCGCGGCGCTCGAATCGATCGATCGCGTCGGGCCCTGCCGGGCGACGATCGACGTCGATCAACTCGAAGACGTTCGCTCGGCCAAGCGCCGCGCGATCGTCGACCGTGCGACCAGCCTGCTCGCGGACTTCGACGCGGAGGTACTCTCCAGTCGCGAAATCGTCGACGAAGTCCGCCAGCGCGCTCGGGTTGCCGAGATCACCGACTACGAGGGCTACCCGGCGGGCCCGCGCGTGGCCGACAGCGACGCGATCATCGTCGTCGAGGGGCGGGCCGACGTGCAGACGCTGCTTCGATACGGCATCAAAAACGCCATCGCCGTCGAAGGCACCAATATTCCGGACGCCGTCGCCGGGTTGACCCAGGACCGGACCGTGACGGCGTTTTTCGACGGTGACCGCGGAGGCGACCTGCTCCTTCGCGAACTCGAACAGGTCGGATCGGTCGACTACGTCACGTTCGCGCCCCACGATCGCTGCGTCGAGGATCTGACACGCGACGAAGTACTCGACGCGCTTCGCGAGAAAGCCCCCATCGAACAGCTCGTCGACGTGGACGACCCGCGCCAGTTCGTCCGGGGACCCGAGGACACAGACGGGTCCGGCCCCGACACCGCGCCCGAGGGGCCCGAGCCTGCGGCCGAAAACGGCGAGAACGGCGGAACGGTCGCCGCGAGCGACACCGCGACCGCCGACTCGGCAGTCGAGGAATCGGGCGATTCCGAGGCGGCCGCCGACGCGACCGACGAGACAGATACCGACGTGAGTTCAATCTCCGAGGGCGTCACGGACGCCCCACCCGAAGAGACCCGCCCGCAGACCGTCGGAGACCACGTCACGGCCGTGATCGACGGATCGAGCGGGCTGGTGCGGATGCTCGACCCCTCGAACGCCGTCCTCGACGAGCGCGAGGCCGAGGCGGCCTTCGACGCGCTCCGAGAGGTCGACCCCGTCCCGCAGACGGTCGTCCTCGACGGGACGTTCGATCAGCGCCTGCTCGACGTCGCCGCTCAGCGCGGCGTCGATCAGGCCATCTCACGAACGATGGGCGAGTTCGTCAAACAGCCGATCGGCGTCCGCCTGCGCACCGCCGCGGAGTTCTGATCGATCGGCTCACTTTTCTCTGTGGCGCCCGCCCGACAGATATGGGACTGATCGACGGGATACGATCGGCGCTGGGCATCCAGGCCGAACGCTCGGCAACCCGTGCAGCCGATCCCGAGGACCTCTTCGGGATGAGCACCGCGTACCTGACGATGAGCGCCGACCTGGACTGTCCGCCGGTCGGCCAGGCCGCACTCTCCTTTGCGGACGTCGACAGCACGGAGTTCGCTGACGCCCGGCGGGCCGTCGAGCGTGTCCTCGACGCGGGCGCGAGCGAGACCGGCACGGTCGCGACCTTCCACGAGGATCGCCACGGCTACGAGTGGGTCGTCCTCGAAGACGACGACTTCGAGGACCTGGTCACCTCGATTCACTTCGCTGCGGACACGCTGATCGAGGAGGGGTTCGGCTCGCGCTTGCTCGCCGCCCTGTTCGCGTTCGAGGCTCCGGACGAGGGGTATGCCTACTGGGTGTACTCGTTCAAACGCGGTGCGTACTACCCGTTCGCGCCCGAACCCGGGGCGAGAGAGCGTGACGCGGCCGTCGAATTCAAACTCCAGAGCGTGCTGGACGGTGAACTCGACGTCGAATCGGACGAATCGTACTGGTATCCGCTCTGGCCCGAGAACGCGGGCCACCCCTGGGAGTAGTTACTCGCGCTGGTCGCCGTCGCGCTCGTCGGTCTCTTCGACCCCGAACAGCGACGCGTACACACTCGCCCAGCCCTCCGCGCGTTTCGACCGTGGCGTCGTGGTAGCGCTCATGTATACAGGTATGTTAGGCTCGCCTAAGTCGCTGTCGGTCGGGGCGGCGGGCCGCCCGCCACACGCTCCGCCCGATCGGGCCGTCCGATCGGCCCCACCGCACACTTTCACTCCGGTGTTGACGGCCCTTTATGTGACCCCGTCCGCAAGCGAGGGGTATGGCAACGTCAGAAGACCTCGAAGACCTGCCGGGCGTCGGGCCCGCGACCGCCGAGAAACTGCGCGACAACGGGTTCGAGTCGTTCCAGGGCGTCGCAGTCGCGAGCCCGGGCGAACTCTCGAACACTGCGGACATCGGTGAGTCGAGCGCGTCCGACATCGTCCAGGCGGCCCGCGAGGCCGCGGACATCGGCGGGTTCGAGAGCGGTTCGACAGTCCTCGAACGGCGCGAACAGATCGGGAAGCTCTCCTGGGGTGTCGACGAAGTCGACGACCTGCTGGGCGGCGGCGTCGAGACACAGTCGATCACCGAGGTGTACGGTGAGTTCGGCGCGGGCAAGTCCCAGGTCACCCACCAACTCGCGGTCAACGTCCAACTGCCGGCCGACCACGGCGGGCTCGAAGGCTCGGCCATCTTCGTCGACTCCGAGGACACCTTCCGGCCCGAGCGGATCGACGACATGGTCCGGGGCCTGCCAGAGGATACGATCCAGGCCCTGCTGGACCAGCGCGACATCGAGGGCTCGCCCGGCGACGACGAGACGATGGAGGCGCTGCTCGAATCGGTCCTGGACAAGATCCACGTCGCGAAGGCGTTCAACTCCAACCATCAGATCCTCCTCGCGGAGAAAGCCCAGGAACTCGCGAGCGACAGCCAGGACGACGAGTTCCCCGTCCGCTTGCTCTGTGTGGACTCGCTGACCGCCCACTTCCGCGCGGAGTACGTCGGCCGTGGCCAACTTGCCGATCGCCAGCAGAAACTCAACAAACACCTCCACGACCTGATGCGCATCGGTGACCTCTACAACACCGCCGTGCTCGTGACCAACCAGGTCGCCTCGAACCCCGACTCGTTTTTCGGTGACCCGACCCAGCCCATCGGTGGCAACATCCTCGGCCACACCTCGACGTTCCGGATGTACCTCCGCAAATCCAAAGACGAGAAACGCATCGTCCGCCTGGTCGACGCGCCGAACCTCCCCGACGGCGAGGCCGTGATGACCGTCACTCAAGACGGCCTGAAAGCCGAGTAACGGTCGCGCGCGGGAACGCGACCGATCGCTGACCGACGTGCGAGGAAATATTTATTGTGCATCTTATTGAATTGTAGAACGATATCCATGGCATCTCAGGGCCCACGGCGATCCGACGGCCGGGAACAGCGATACACCAGACGACGCGTCGTGGCGGGCCTCGGCACGGGCGCGCTCGTCGGCATCGGCGCGGTCGGGGCAGCGTCGGCCTCACAGTGGGCCACCCACGAGGAGTGGGTCGACCGTGCCCCGTGGGACGTCTGGACCGAAGGGATCACAGACGGCACCGTCACCTGGAACCGATCCACGGGTGAGCCACCCGACGAGTCGCTGAGCGTCTCGTTCGACGGCGATCGAGTGACGATCGACGTGTTCGTCAAGCGGACCGATCTGTACTGTTACGAACTCCTTCCGCGGCGGGTGATCGCTGGCGATCGACTCGGAATCGTCCTCGATCTGGCGACCGAAAGCGACGCGGAGCCGTGTCCCGGCGACGACGGTGTCCACTACAAGATCGATCTGACACCGACCAATCCGGTCGACACCGTGATCGTCGACGAGCGATTCACTGACGTCACACGCTCCGAACCGGGGCGGACCCGATTCGACCGCGCGCCACGACTGACGATCCCGGACGGAGTCACCGACTACGAGTTGACCCTCGACAACGGGTCGTTCGACTACACGGACGACCCGACGATTACCGTGGACGGCTCGACGGTATTTGTCGAGGGCGCGCTCGTCTACGGGTCGAGTAGCTGTAATACGATCCGTCTGACTGAAATCGTGCGCGACGGCGATAGACTCGACGTCACCGTGGGCGCAACTCACGAACCGCTCTACATGCCGGGACAGGGCTGTACGGAGGATCTGGCTATATCGAACTACACCCTCCGGCTCGACCTGGCTGAGACAGCCGGAATCGACCAGTTGACCGTCGAGGAGGTCGGTCTGGAAGGAACTCGAACCGCGACGGCGACGCTCGACAGCGACCCCGACCCGATCGTCGACTGGACGCTGGAAGAAGACGTCGACGATGTCGCCGCCGAACGTCGCGACGATGACCCGCGCGTCTTTTTCGACGGCCCCGAGGTGATCGTCGAGGGGCTGATCGGGAGCTCCAGATGTGACGAGATCTCCGCGGCGACCGAACTCGTCGGGGAGGGCCACCTCGGAGTGGACGTCACCGCGACGCCGTCTGCCGAAGACTGTACGCTCGAATACCGGCCGATCCCGTATCGACTCACGATCCAGACCAGTAGCGAGGCGGCCATCGACCACGTGACAGCCGGCGAACTGGACGGCGACGAACGCAGAGATCCCCGCCAAACGACCGCCCGACGGCCGCGCGTGCTCGATCCGATCGACAGTGCCCACCCCAGCGACCTTGACGGCGACGGCCTCCACGAGGACCTGACCGGCGACGGGACGCTCGGGTTCACCGACGTGAACTGCTTCTTCCAGCACACCGACAGTCCGGCGGTGACCGACCACGCCGACGCCTACGACTTCGACGGCGACGGGGCCGTCGACTTGCAGGACGTGTTGACGGTGTTCGGGCAGATCTGACCGTCGGAAGAGGACGGCTCGCGACCGACCGGACCGATATTCAGGTCACCACGTGCCACCGGTCGATACTGAGAGTTCACTCGTGCGGTGGGCAATTTCGACGGACTGACCCACCGTAACCCGTCAGTCGTCGGCCGACTCCGGGCGGATCGGCGGGCGCTCGACACCCTCCAGATCCGTTCGGCCGACCGAGGAGCGGTACTCGTCGATCGCCATGCCGTCGTCGCCCACCCCGAAGTTCTCCCGATAGGCCGACGCGACCCGATCCAGTTCCGCCTCCGACAGGGCGGGCGTGTCTGGCGCGCCAGCCCACTCGTCGATGTCGTCGGCCGAACGGAACGTGGGGGTCACGGTCGCCACGGCGTCGTTGGCGAGCAACCACTGGATCGCAGCCTGGCCCATCGTGCGCGTGCCCGCTGCGTGATCGGGGTCCTCCAGGAATCGCAACGCGTCGAGTTTCTGCCAGCCCGCCTCGTACCACGCCTCGGGGCGGTGGGCGCGGTGATCGTCGTCGGCCAGTTCGGTCTCGGGACGGACCTGCTCGTTGAGCAGCCCCGATGAGTGCGGAACGCGCGGGATCAGACTCGTCGACCCGTCGAGGCGGTCGATCTCACTCAGTGCGTGCCGGCCGGGCACCTGCTCGAACAGGTTGAAGACGAGTTGGACGGCGTCGACGCCGGCCTCGATCGCTGCGGTCGCCTCCGCGAGCCACCCGATCGACGGGCCGAGCGCCCAGCCGACCGCGTCGACGCGCCCCGATTCCTGAAGGCGGTCGAGCGCTTCGAGTTCGGGCGCGCCCACCTCGTCGCTGTTCGCGTTGTGGAGCATGAGGAGGTCGACGTACTCGACGTCCAGGCGATCGAGCGAGCGGTCGAGCGCGGTCTCGATCCAGTCGGGGTCGATCCGTTTTGGCAGTTCGCCGTGGCCCGCTTGCGGGTTGTTGTAGAAATCGTAGCCGACCTTCGTCGAGATCGTGACGTGGTCGCGATGGTCGGCCAGCGCCTCACCGATAAGGCGTTCGCTGTCGCCGTGGCCGTAGACGTCGCCGGTGTCGAAGTACGTGATCCCGGCGTCCAGTGCCGTCTCGATCAACTCCGTCGCGTCGGCCCGCGATCGGTCACCCCACCAGTCGGTGCCGACGACCCAGCCACCGAACCCGACCGTGCTGACCTCGACGCCGGAGTCTCCGAGTGTGCGCGTCTCCATAGCCGGTCAACGGGTGGCGGACTCTTTCAGGAACGGGTACCGGCGACGATCGCCGGTCTTCGCGATCGGTCAGCCCGATCCAGGGAGACACGGCAACCCGAGAACGAAAACGCTTAACGGCACGATGACGCAGAGACGAATGCGAGCCAGGATGGCCGAACGGCAAGGCGCACGCCTGGAAAGCGTGTTCCCTTTCGGGATTCAGGGTTCAAATCCCTGTCCTGGCGTTTTCTGTCGCTCACCCTGCCGAGCACCCCGTGTGTTCGGCGCTGATAAACGACTGCGCGCCTTCGCAGAAATTTGAACCTCGCCCAGACGGTCCGGGTCGCTCGCTGACGCTCGCTTCCCGGGCTTCGACTGGTCTCATTCAAATCCCTGTCCTGTCGTCCTCGTGAATGTGCGTAGCGATCGATCGAGGGATCGGGAGACGAGCAAGCTCGTCTCCGAACAGGCCCGTCGCTGACGGTACGTCTCAGAGGCGGGCAGCGAGAATCGACCGACTGCCGTTCAGGCGTCGACGACCGCCGTGTTGGCGACCGAATCACCGAGGCGCGAGCCGTCACGAACGACGAGCACGACGGCCTCGACGATCAGCCAGGCGAGCAAGATGAACCCCGCGAGTGGATCGATCAACAATCCGATGAACGGAATGATCGTGCCAGCGACGACCATCAGATAGACCAGCGGGAACGGCGCGACGAGCATGGCCGTTCGTTTGATCAGCTGATTTCGCGTCGCCGCCCCACCGTCGGCACTCACGACCTTGATGTCCATGAGTGACTTGCCGAGAGACTGGCCGTCGCCT belongs to Halococcoides cellulosivorans and includes:
- a CDS encoding RDD family protein; amino-acid sequence: MSTANQSNCSTGDRLLAFLIDFLLLGFVSAIVYLLFWAISAVVGGVVGVAAVGAGSAAGSDAALAGASIVSIAIRAILGIVKWTAIFGVLGGYFVFLQRGDGQSLGKSLMDIKVVSADGGAATRNQLIKRTAMLVAPFPLVYLMVVAGTIIPFIGLLIDPLAGFILLAWLIVEAVVLVVRDGSRLGDSVANTAVVDA
- a CDS encoding aldo/keto reductase, with the protein product METRTLGDSGVEVSTVGFGGWVVGTDWWGDRSRADATELIETALDAGITYFDTGDVYGHGDSERLIGEALADHRDHVTISTKVGYDFYNNPQAGHGELPKRIDPDWIETALDRSLDRLDVEYVDLLMLHNANSDEVGAPELEALDRLQESGRVDAVGWALGPSIGWLAEATAAIEAGVDAVQLVFNLFEQVPGRHALSEIDRLDGSTSLIPRVPHSSGLLNEQVRPETELADDDHRAHRPEAWYEAGWQKLDALRFLEDPDHAAGTRTMGQAAIQWLLANDAVATVTPTFRSADDIDEWAGAPDTPALSEAELDRVASAYRENFGVGDDGMAIDEYRSSVGRTDLEGVERPPIRPESADD
- the dnaG gene encoding DNA primase DnaG; the protein is MDDSAKYLIHASIETSGVVERSDVVGAVFGQTEGLLGDQLDLRELQDSSKLGRIDVEISSDAGRSIGTITIASGLDRVETAILAAALESIDRVGPCRATIDVDQLEDVRSAKRRAIVDRATSLLADFDAEVLSSREIVDEVRQRARVAEITDYEGYPAGPRVADSDAIIVVEGRADVQTLLRYGIKNAIAVEGTNIPDAVAGLTQDRTVTAFFDGDRGGDLLLRELEQVGSVDYVTFAPHDRCVEDLTRDEVLDALREKAPIEQLVDVDDPRQFVRGPEDTDGSGPDTAPEGPEPAAENGENGGTVAASDTATADSAVEESGDSEAAADATDETDTDVSSISEGVTDAPPEETRPQTVGDHVTAVIDGSSGLVRMLDPSNAVLDEREAEAAFDALREVDPVPQTVVLDGTFDQRLLDVAAQRGVDQAISRTMGEFVKQPIGVRLRTAAEF
- the pspAB gene encoding PspA-associated protein PspAB; translation: MGLIDGIRSALGIQAERSATRAADPEDLFGMSTAYLTMSADLDCPPVGQAALSFADVDSTEFADARRAVERVLDAGASETGTVATFHEDRHGYEWVVLEDDDFEDLVTSIHFAADTLIEEGFGSRLLAALFAFEAPDEGYAYWVYSFKRGAYYPFAPEPGARERDAAVEFKLQSVLDGELDVESDESYWYPLWPENAGHPWE
- the radA gene encoding DNA repair and recombination protein RadA; the encoded protein is MATSEDLEDLPGVGPATAEKLRDNGFESFQGVAVASPGELSNTADIGESSASDIVQAAREAADIGGFESGSTVLERREQIGKLSWGVDEVDDLLGGGVETQSITEVYGEFGAGKSQVTHQLAVNVQLPADHGGLEGSAIFVDSEDTFRPERIDDMVRGLPEDTIQALLDQRDIEGSPGDDETMEALLESVLDKIHVAKAFNSNHQILLAEKAQELASDSQDDEFPVRLLCVDSLTAHFRAEYVGRGQLADRQQKLNKHLHDLMRIGDLYNTAVLVTNQVASNPDSFFGDPTQPIGGNILGHTSTFRMYLRKSKDEKRIVRLVDAPNLPDGEAVMTVTQDGLKAE